The following proteins are co-located in the Solanum pennellii chromosome 8, SPENNV200 genome:
- the LOC107028147 gene encoding uncharacterized protein LOC107028147 — protein sequence MSGSGACVYKNPSYNTTTMFSLNQNKNNQSQVQVLQNTTKIENSKSCFTSTCTGSIFQMPLHYPRYKKSDYETMPMWKLDCLLRQYGLPVIGDVNHKRKFAMGAFLWPSQN from the coding sequence ATGAGTGGAAGTGGTGCTTGCGTTTATAAAAACCCTTCATATAATACAACAACCATGTTCTCTTTgaaccaaaacaaaaataatcaatcTCAAGTACAAGTACTACAAAACACAACCAAAATCGAAAACTCAAAATCATGTTTCACTTCTACATGTACTGGTAGTATTTTTCAGATGCCATTGCACTATCCAAGGTACAAAAAATCCGATTACGAGACGATGCCGATGTGGAAACTCGATTGCCTTCTCAGACAATATGGACTACCGGTGATCGGAGATGTCAATCACAAGAGGAAGTTTGCTATGGGAGCTTTCCTTTGGCCTAGCCAAAATTAA
- the LOC107028459 gene encoding probable serine/threonine-protein kinase DDB_G0277165 isoform X2, whose amino-acid sequence MDQFRQIGEVVGSLNALMVLKHDIQINQKQCCLLFDMYVQALDTISEGIKHNLRLNERNTKWRALEHPMKELHRIFKEGEMYIKSCLDVKDLWGKAISLHLNKDCVEFHVHNLLCCFPVVIEAIETVAEVSGFDEEDMQKRRTALAKKYEGESTCDPRFFQWMFGKQYLVTREICSELESCWKEDRWYLVEMISQKMNVAENLTINEHRLAEILLKKLEGSNQLKQIKLLPSSILIGASDYHVKRRLGSRGGHVKEIQWLGETFALRNFFGELIESVVAEISLVYSLSHPNILQYHCGFYDEEKKEGYLVMELMNKSLATYIKEHSCQRKKGPFSVQVAVDIMLQIARGMEYLHSRNIYHGELNPSNVLLKPRNPSAESYFHAKVKGFGLTSVKSSYKAADENSAESFIWYAPEILTEKEKPESKCTYKYTEKADVYSYGMICFQLLTGKAPFDEHLQGEKMAQNIRTGERPLFPHPSPKYLVNLTRKCWQMNPDLRPSFSSLCRILHYIKKVLVINPGHGQPECPPPLVDYCEIEAGYSKKFAGEDSTGLAPVSQIPFQMFAYRLVEKERISGNSKDKHWDSSHYGHSSHRTASMQSDNEHMDAMDDLFFGPSDRRSVCSEIIESKGPRFWDQRTVISETPLRKVFSFEQLSVSSESPKEKIPAAATNEKPIYDDILERKEILTPSGDQSSPHVDSTPRKAISSMRKNKKLNVLEIKENAMSLKTDDRKPSSSEQKIVTPVISAKKNSSGDQIITHSEIQKKKHAPDDQKLISSATPEEKNSSDNQQPKDSQSQEKKQSSTAANVKNIRGDPTQRKAVSRRTKSKNPEKKVLSSPEANQNSMSSEITASKPSNSKVTAKKAPFHKKLRDKESSTTPDPSPRSSPARAKRIQSSTMSSPTRSLKGSSPRSPAITTYGNGYQSPCASPLNPCSRYARVSREPHLSSAMSPSRPRKLQSISNNQSVHNS is encoded by the exons ATGGATCAATTCAGGCAGATTGGTGAGGTAGTTGGGAGCTTAAATGCTTTAATGGTATTGAAACATGACATTCAAATAAACCAGAAGCAATGTTGTCTTCTGTTTGACATGTATGTACAAGCTCTCGACACGATTTCCGAGGGGATCAAACATAATTTAAGGTTGAATGAGAGGAACACAAAGTGGAGAGCACTTGAACATCCAATGAAAGAGCTTCATAGGATCTTTAAAGAAGGTGAAATGTACATAAAAAGTTGTTTGGATGTGAAAGATTTGTGGGGCAAAGCTATAAGTTTACATCTCAATAAGGACTGTGTTGAGTTTCATGTTCATAATTTGCTCTGTTGTTTCCCTGTTGTGATTGAGGCTATTGAGACAGTTGCAGAAGTCTCAGGATTCGATGAGGAAGATATGCAGAAGAGGAGGACTGCACTCGCTAAAAAGTACGAGGGAGAGTCAACGTGTGATCCAAGATTCTTTCAATGGATGTTTGGGAAACAATACTTGGTCACTAGAGAGATATGTAGTGAATTGGAGAGTTGTTGGAAAGAAGATAGATGGTATCTTGTTGAAATGATCAGTCAAAAGATGAATGTTGCAGAAAACTTGACGATAAACGAGCATAGGCTAGCTGAGATATTGCTTAAGAAGCTAGAGGGATCAAATCAACTCAAACAGATTAAGCTCTTGCCTAGTTCAATCTTGATTGGAGCAAGTGATTATCATGTTAAGAGACGTTTAGGTTCGCGAGGAGGACATGTTAAGGAGATTCAATGGTTAGGAGAAACGTTTGCGTTGAGGAACTTTTTTGGTGAGCTGATTGAATCAGTAGTTGCTGAGATTTCTTTAGTTTATTCACTTTCACATCCCAACATTCTGCAATATCATTGTGGTTTTTACGacgaagaaaagaaagaaggatACCTTGTTATGGAGCTAATGAATAAAAGTTTAGCAACTTACATAAAGGAGCATTCCTGTCAGAGGAAGAAAGGACCTTTTTCTGTCCAAGTTGCTGTTGATATTATGCTTCAGATTGCTCGAGGGATGGAGTATCTGCACTCGAGAAACATCTATCACGGAGAGCTGAATCCATCTAACGTGCTCCTTAAACCAAGAAATCCTTCAGCGGAGAGTTATTTTCATGCGAAAGTTAAAGGATTTGGTTTAACATCTGTTAAGAGTAGTTATAAGGCTGCTGATGAAAATTCTGCTGAGTCTTTCATATGGTATGCACCAGAAATTCTCACTGAAAAGGAAAAACCAGAAAGCAAATGCACTTACAAGTATACAGAGAAGGCTGATGTTTATAGTTATGGAATGATATGCTTTCAACTTTTAACGGGGAAAGCTCCGTTTGATGAACATCTCCAAGGGGAGAAAATGGCGCAGAATATTAGAACAGGGGAGAGACCTCTCTTCCCGCATCCTTCACCTAAATATCTCGTTAACTTGACAAGAAAATGCTGGCAAATGAATCCAGACCTTCGCCCAAGTTTCTCTTCTCTGTGTAGGATTTTGCATTATATCAAGAAAGTACTTGTCATAAATCCAGGACATGGCCAACCTGAATGTCCTCCTCCACTCGTAGACTACTGTGAAATCGAGGCTGGCTACTCAAAGAAGTTCGCGGGAGAGGATAGCACTGGTTTGGCCCCGGTATCACAAATTCCATTCCAGATGTTTGCTTATAGACTTGTTGAGAAAGAGAGAATATCTGGAAACTCTAAAGACAAGCACTGGGATTCATCACATTATGGTCATTCGAGCCACAGGACAGCATCAATGCAGAGCGACAATGAGCATATGGATGCAATGGATGATCTCTTTTTCGGTCCAAGTGATCGAAGGTCAGTTTGCTCGGAGATAATAGAGAGTAAAGGTCCAAGATTCTGGGATCAGAGGACAGTCATCTCTGAGACACCACTTCGAAAAGTTTTCTCATTCGAGCAATTGTCAGTTAGTTCTGAGAGTCCAAAAGAGAAAATCCCAGCAGCAGCAACAAATGAAAAGCCAATCTATGATGATATTCTGGAAAGGAAAGAAATACTAACACCATCAGGTGATCAGTCCTCACCGCATGTTGATTCAACACCACGGAAGGCCATTTCATCaatgagaaagaacaaaaagcTGAATGTTTTGGAAATCAAGGAGAATGCAATGTCTTTGAAAACAGATGACAGAAAACCTTCATCGAGTGAGCAGAAAATAGTGACTCCTGTGATTTCAGCGAAGAAAAATTCATCAGGTGATCAGATAATAACTCATTCCGAGattcaaaaaaagaaacatgCACCAGATGATCAGAAACTAATAAGTTCTGCAACTCCAGAGGAGAAAAACTCATCTGACAACCAACAACCAAAAGATTCTCAAAGTCAAGAAAAGAAGCAGTCATCAACAGCTGCCAATGTCAAGAATATTCGTGGTGATCCTACGCAAAGGAAAGCTGTGTCAAGAAGAACAAAATCCAAGAATCCAGAGAAGAAAGTTCTATCAAGTCCGGAAGCCAATCAAAACTCAATGTCATCTGAGATAACAGCATCGAAACCAAGCAATTCAAAAGTAACTGCAAAGAAAGCACCATTTCACAAAAAACTCCGGGACAAAGAGAGTAGCACTACACCAG ACCCATCACCAAGATCTTCACCAGCTAGAGCTAAGAGAATACAGTCATCAACTATGTCTTCTCCAACACGAAGCCTAAAAGGTTCATCTCCAAGATCACCTGCAATCACTACATATGGAAATGGATATCAATCCCCATGTGCATCACCATTAAATCCGTGTTCTCGTTATGCCAGAGTAAGCCGAGAGCCTCACTTGTCCTCAGCTATGAGCCCAAGTAGACCAAGGAAACTTCAGAGCATTAGCAATAACCAATCTGTGCACAACAGTTAA
- the LOC107028459 gene encoding probable serine/threonine-protein kinase DDB_G0277165 isoform X1: MDQFRQIGEVVGSLNALMVLKHDIQINQKQCCLLFDMYVQALDTISEGIKHNLRLNERNTKWRALEHPMKELHRIFKEGEMYIKSCLDVKDLWGKAISLHLNKDCVEFHVHNLLCCFPVVIEAIETVAEVSGFDEEDMQKRRTALAKKYEGESTCDPRFFQWMFGKQYLVTREICSELESCWKEDRWYLVEMISQKMNVAENLTINEHRLAEILLKKLEGSNQLKQIKLLPSSILIGASDYHVKRRLGSRGGHVKEIQWLGETFALRNFFGELIESVVAEISLVYSLSHPNILQYHCGFYDEEKKEGYLVMELMNKSLATYIKEHSCQRKKGPFSVQVAVDIMLQIARGMEYLHSRNIYHGELNPSNVLLKPRNPSAESYFHAKVKGFGLTSVKSSYKAADENSAESFIWYAPEILTEKEKPESKCTYKYTEKADVYSYGMICFQLLTGKAPFDEHLQGEKMAQNIRTGERPLFPHPSPKYLVNLTRKCWQMNPDLRPSFSSLCRILHYIKKVLVINPGHGQPECPPPLVDYCEIEAGYSKKFAGEDSTGLAPVSQIPFQMFAYRLVEKERISGNSKDKHWDSSHYGHSSHRTASMQSDNEHMDAMDDLFFGPSDRRSVCSEIIESKGPRFWDQRTVISETPLRKVFSFEQLSVSSESPKEKIPAAATNEKPIYDDILERKEILTPSGDQSSPHVDSTPRKAISSMRKNKKLNVLEIKENAMSLKTDDRKPSSSEQKIVTPVISAKKNSSGDQIITHSEIQKKKHAPDDQKLISSATPEEKNSSDNQQPKDSQSQEKKQSSTAANVKNIRGDPTQRKAVSRRTKSKNPEKKVLSSPEANQNSMSSEITASKPSNSKVTAKKAPFHKKLRDKESSTTPEKLTDPSPRSSPARAKRIQSSTMSSPTRSLKGSSPRSPAITTYGNGYQSPCASPLNPCSRYARVSREPHLSSAMSPSRPRKLQSISNNQSVHNS; encoded by the exons ATGGATCAATTCAGGCAGATTGGTGAGGTAGTTGGGAGCTTAAATGCTTTAATGGTATTGAAACATGACATTCAAATAAACCAGAAGCAATGTTGTCTTCTGTTTGACATGTATGTACAAGCTCTCGACACGATTTCCGAGGGGATCAAACATAATTTAAGGTTGAATGAGAGGAACACAAAGTGGAGAGCACTTGAACATCCAATGAAAGAGCTTCATAGGATCTTTAAAGAAGGTGAAATGTACATAAAAAGTTGTTTGGATGTGAAAGATTTGTGGGGCAAAGCTATAAGTTTACATCTCAATAAGGACTGTGTTGAGTTTCATGTTCATAATTTGCTCTGTTGTTTCCCTGTTGTGATTGAGGCTATTGAGACAGTTGCAGAAGTCTCAGGATTCGATGAGGAAGATATGCAGAAGAGGAGGACTGCACTCGCTAAAAAGTACGAGGGAGAGTCAACGTGTGATCCAAGATTCTTTCAATGGATGTTTGGGAAACAATACTTGGTCACTAGAGAGATATGTAGTGAATTGGAGAGTTGTTGGAAAGAAGATAGATGGTATCTTGTTGAAATGATCAGTCAAAAGATGAATGTTGCAGAAAACTTGACGATAAACGAGCATAGGCTAGCTGAGATATTGCTTAAGAAGCTAGAGGGATCAAATCAACTCAAACAGATTAAGCTCTTGCCTAGTTCAATCTTGATTGGAGCAAGTGATTATCATGTTAAGAGACGTTTAGGTTCGCGAGGAGGACATGTTAAGGAGATTCAATGGTTAGGAGAAACGTTTGCGTTGAGGAACTTTTTTGGTGAGCTGATTGAATCAGTAGTTGCTGAGATTTCTTTAGTTTATTCACTTTCACATCCCAACATTCTGCAATATCATTGTGGTTTTTACGacgaagaaaagaaagaaggatACCTTGTTATGGAGCTAATGAATAAAAGTTTAGCAACTTACATAAAGGAGCATTCCTGTCAGAGGAAGAAAGGACCTTTTTCTGTCCAAGTTGCTGTTGATATTATGCTTCAGATTGCTCGAGGGATGGAGTATCTGCACTCGAGAAACATCTATCACGGAGAGCTGAATCCATCTAACGTGCTCCTTAAACCAAGAAATCCTTCAGCGGAGAGTTATTTTCATGCGAAAGTTAAAGGATTTGGTTTAACATCTGTTAAGAGTAGTTATAAGGCTGCTGATGAAAATTCTGCTGAGTCTTTCATATGGTATGCACCAGAAATTCTCACTGAAAAGGAAAAACCAGAAAGCAAATGCACTTACAAGTATACAGAGAAGGCTGATGTTTATAGTTATGGAATGATATGCTTTCAACTTTTAACGGGGAAAGCTCCGTTTGATGAACATCTCCAAGGGGAGAAAATGGCGCAGAATATTAGAACAGGGGAGAGACCTCTCTTCCCGCATCCTTCACCTAAATATCTCGTTAACTTGACAAGAAAATGCTGGCAAATGAATCCAGACCTTCGCCCAAGTTTCTCTTCTCTGTGTAGGATTTTGCATTATATCAAGAAAGTACTTGTCATAAATCCAGGACATGGCCAACCTGAATGTCCTCCTCCACTCGTAGACTACTGTGAAATCGAGGCTGGCTACTCAAAGAAGTTCGCGGGAGAGGATAGCACTGGTTTGGCCCCGGTATCACAAATTCCATTCCAGATGTTTGCTTATAGACTTGTTGAGAAAGAGAGAATATCTGGAAACTCTAAAGACAAGCACTGGGATTCATCACATTATGGTCATTCGAGCCACAGGACAGCATCAATGCAGAGCGACAATGAGCATATGGATGCAATGGATGATCTCTTTTTCGGTCCAAGTGATCGAAGGTCAGTTTGCTCGGAGATAATAGAGAGTAAAGGTCCAAGATTCTGGGATCAGAGGACAGTCATCTCTGAGACACCACTTCGAAAAGTTTTCTCATTCGAGCAATTGTCAGTTAGTTCTGAGAGTCCAAAAGAGAAAATCCCAGCAGCAGCAACAAATGAAAAGCCAATCTATGATGATATTCTGGAAAGGAAAGAAATACTAACACCATCAGGTGATCAGTCCTCACCGCATGTTGATTCAACACCACGGAAGGCCATTTCATCaatgagaaagaacaaaaagcTGAATGTTTTGGAAATCAAGGAGAATGCAATGTCTTTGAAAACAGATGACAGAAAACCTTCATCGAGTGAGCAGAAAATAGTGACTCCTGTGATTTCAGCGAAGAAAAATTCATCAGGTGATCAGATAATAACTCATTCCGAGattcaaaaaaagaaacatgCACCAGATGATCAGAAACTAATAAGTTCTGCAACTCCAGAGGAGAAAAACTCATCTGACAACCAACAACCAAAAGATTCTCAAAGTCAAGAAAAGAAGCAGTCATCAACAGCTGCCAATGTCAAGAATATTCGTGGTGATCCTACGCAAAGGAAAGCTGTGTCAAGAAGAACAAAATCCAAGAATCCAGAGAAGAAAGTTCTATCAAGTCCGGAAGCCAATCAAAACTCAATGTCATCTGAGATAACAGCATCGAAACCAAGCAATTCAAAAGTAACTGCAAAGAAAGCACCATTTCACAAAAAACTCCGGGACAAAGAGAGTAGCACTACACCAG AAAAACTGACAGACCCATCACCAAGATCTTCACCAGCTAGAGCTAAGAGAATACAGTCATCAACTATGTCTTCTCCAACACGAAGCCTAAAAGGTTCATCTCCAAGATCACCTGCAATCACTACATATGGAAATGGATATCAATCCCCATGTGCATCACCATTAAATCCGTGTTCTCGTTATGCCAGAGTAAGCCGAGAGCCTCACTTGTCCTCAGCTATGAGCCCAAGTAGACCAAGGAAACTTCAGAGCATTAGCAATAACCAATCTGTGCACAACAGTTAA